From the genome of Hymenobacter sp. PAMC 26628, one region includes:
- a CDS encoding SGNH/GDSL hydrolase family protein encodes MNRIVKCSAPALGLLGLALGGCQPSIDAPAVSAGTADFTSYVSVGNSLTSGYSDGSLYNEAQATSYPAILAQQFGKTGKGPASFVQPSFAPAQEDGEGHVKLQVVNGALLPVTPSQANGFLGEKLALTGVQLISGKYQLAPYTGPQPDNLGVPGMSVLSSVSALTQGRAPYGLLDQYYERLLTPAEKPTKDYLTYISQKTPTFFSCWLGSNDVLTYATGGGVVDPTNPFGGLTDTTRFGMGYRAILSTLSKNGTVKGLVANIPSVTGLPYFNTVTVTAVAAAFKAANPASPGVFIQTSDAATPVRLATSADLLVLTSQGVVAAGAGSTPTNPVPNSYVLDANEVASVAARTAQLNTIIAKTARQNKLALADMNTFFTTVAQQGVAFNAVSNSAVFVSGNLFGLDGVHPTPRGYALVANEFIRNINNFYGASIPTVNINEYRGVVFPQ; translated from the coding sequence ATGAACCGGATAGTTAAGTGTTCTGCGCCGGCCTTGGGCCTGCTGGGTTTGGCGCTGGGCGGCTGCCAGCCCAGCATCGACGCGCCCGCGGTATCCGCCGGCACAGCCGATTTTACCAGCTACGTATCCGTGGGCAACTCGCTCACGTCGGGCTATTCCGACGGGAGCCTCTACAATGAGGCCCAGGCCACGTCGTACCCAGCCATTCTGGCCCAGCAATTTGGTAAGACGGGCAAGGGGCCGGCCAGCTTTGTGCAACCCTCGTTTGCGCCGGCCCAAGAGGACGGCGAGGGCCACGTCAAGCTGCAAGTAGTGAACGGGGCCCTCCTGCCCGTGACGCCCTCGCAGGCCAACGGTTTTTTGGGGGAGAAGCTTGCTCTTACCGGCGTTCAGCTGATCAGCGGCAAATACCAACTGGCTCCGTACACGGGCCCTCAGCCCGACAACCTCGGCGTTCCCGGCATGTCAGTGCTGAGCAGCGTCTCGGCCCTCACGCAGGGGCGGGCCCCCTACGGCCTCCTCGACCAATACTACGAACGCCTGTTGACGCCCGCCGAAAAGCCTACCAAGGACTACTTAACCTACATCAGCCAGAAAACGCCGACCTTCTTTTCGTGCTGGCTGGGTAGCAACGATGTGCTGACCTACGCCACCGGCGGCGGCGTAGTAGATCCCACCAACCCGTTCGGCGGCCTCACCGACACCACCCGGTTCGGCATGGGTTACCGGGCTATCTTGAGCACACTCTCGAAGAACGGTACGGTAAAAGGCCTGGTGGCCAACATTCCGAGTGTAACGGGCCTGCCGTATTTCAACACCGTAACAGTAACCGCCGTAGCTGCCGCATTCAAAGCGGCAAATCCCGCTTCGCCGGGGGTGTTCATTCAAACCAGCGATGCCGCGACGCCGGTGCGGCTGGCCACTAGCGCTGACTTGCTGGTTCTGACTTCCCAAGGAGTGGTGGCTGCTGGCGCTGGCTCAACGCCGACCAATCCGGTACCCAATAGCTACGTCCTTGATGCCAATGAAGTAGCCAGCGTGGCGGCCCGCACGGCCCAACTTAACACAATTATCGCCAAAACTGCCCGCCAAAATAAATTGGCGCTGGCCGACATGAATACGTTTTTCACGACCGTGGCGCAGCAAGGCGTGGCGTTTAATGCCGTATCAAACTCAGCTGTTTTCGTCAGTGGCAACCTGTTTGGCCTCGACGGGGTGCACCCCACGCCGCGCGGCTACGCCTTGGTGGCCAATGAGTTCATTCGCAACATCAACAACTTTTACGGCGCATCCATTCCGACGGTAAACATCAACGAGTACCGCGGCGTGGTTTTCCCACAGTAA
- a CDS encoding OmpP1/FadL family transporter, with amino-acid sequence MMLKNLLLAGGALLGGATTAAASGFQVNLGGQQNIGMGGVGVGLSLDQAAMFYNPGALAMVRANGVQVGANFALARGAYTSENGGAQRDLQHLLVTPFNLYAAFGKEGKYKFGVGVYTPYGSQLRYADNWEGRYSLTEINLQSVYVQPTFSYAFSPQFSVGVGVTMLAYGSVNLQKDLPLPTGPGHITLDGTTKFQVGINAGLYFKPSDKLSLGISYRSKIDAQVKGGSVSYSGLPTGASAATINRGFTATNFDATLPLPATASVGIGIMPTEKLTIGLDASLVFWSAYRTLDFNFSGNNGNAGTATAANTGLVGGSSTSTSKRYYQDALAFRLGGQYKATDQLILRLGSAYDFAAVKDGYVTPETPDADRYIATAGLTYQPNPHLGIDASFQFERFAKRSQSQADLLNNGTTDRVSGTYRTDIFIPGIGMRYSF; translated from the coding sequence ATGATGCTAAAAAATTTACTCCTTGCAGGCGGAGCCCTGTTGGGCGGCGCTACTACAGCTGCGGCCAGTGGCTTCCAGGTAAACCTCGGCGGGCAGCAGAACATTGGCATGGGCGGCGTGGGCGTAGGCCTCTCGCTCGACCAGGCAGCCATGTTCTACAACCCCGGGGCCCTGGCCATGGTGCGCGCCAACGGCGTGCAGGTGGGCGCCAACTTTGCCCTGGCCCGTGGGGCCTACACGAGCGAAAATGGGGGCGCGCAGCGCGATTTGCAGCACCTGCTGGTGACGCCTTTTAACCTCTACGCCGCATTTGGCAAGGAAGGCAAGTACAAATTTGGGGTGGGCGTGTACACGCCCTACGGTAGCCAGCTGCGCTACGCCGACAACTGGGAAGGCCGTTACAGCCTGACGGAGATTAACTTGCAATCGGTGTACGTGCAGCCTACGTTCTCCTACGCGTTTTCGCCCCAGTTCAGCGTGGGCGTGGGCGTGACCATGCTGGCCTACGGCTCGGTGAATTTGCAGAAAGACCTTCCGCTGCCCACGGGCCCCGGCCACATCACCCTCGACGGCACCACCAAGTTCCAGGTGGGCATCAATGCCGGCCTGTACTTCAAGCCCAGCGATAAGTTGAGCCTGGGCATTAGCTACCGCTCGAAAATAGACGCCCAGGTGAAGGGCGGCAGCGTGAGCTACTCCGGCCTGCCCACCGGGGCTTCGGCCGCTACCATCAACCGCGGTTTCACGGCTACTAATTTCGACGCTACGCTGCCGCTGCCGGCTACCGCATCGGTGGGCATCGGCATCATGCCCACCGAAAAGCTTACCATTGGCCTCGACGCCTCGCTGGTGTTCTGGAGCGCTTACCGCACCCTCGACTTTAACTTCTCGGGCAACAACGGCAACGCTGGCACCGCCACCGCCGCCAACACTGGCCTGGTGGGCGGCAGCAGCACCAGCACCTCGAAGCGCTACTACCAGGACGCGCTGGCCTTCCGCTTGGGCGGCCAGTACAAAGCCACCGACCAGCTGATTCTGCGCTTGGGCTCGGCCTACGACTTCGCAGCGGTGAAGGACGGCTACGTGACGCCCGAAACCCCCGACGCTGACCGCTACATCGCCACCGCGGGCCTCACCTACCAGCCCAACCCGCACCTGGGCATCGACGCCTCGTTTCAGTTCGAGCGCTTCGCCAAGCGCAGCCAGTCGCAGGCCGACCTGCTGAACAACGGCACCACCGACCGCGTGTCCGGCACCTACCGCACCGACATCTTCATTCCCGGCATCGGGATGCGCTACTCGTTCTAA
- a CDS encoding acyl-CoA dehydrogenase, with the protein MLPDVISSIYQLSEEQLAVRDAARDFAQSELWAGVIERDEHQKFPAEQVKKMGELGFMGMMVSPEYGGSGLDTVSYVLAIEEISKVDASCSVIMSVNNSLVCWGLEQYGTEEQKQKYLPRLCSGEIIGAFALSEPEAGSDATSQRTTAEDMGDHYLLNGTKNWITNGTTASVYLVIAQTNPELKSRGINVLIVDKDTPGFIQGPKENKLGIRGSDTCSLMFTDVVVTKENRIGADGFGFKFAMQVLAGGRIGIAAQALGIASGALELSLKYAKERKAFGVPIAQHQAIQFKLADMATNVDAARLLCLQAAADKDRHADYAKSGAMAKLFASKTAMDAAVEAVQIHGGYGFVKEYHVERFMRDAKITQIYEGTSEIQKIVISREILK; encoded by the coding sequence ATGCTACCCGACGTAATTTCCTCCATTTACCAACTTAGCGAAGAACAATTGGCCGTGCGCGACGCAGCCCGCGACTTTGCCCAGTCTGAGCTGTGGGCCGGCGTGATTGAGCGCGACGAGCACCAGAAATTTCCGGCCGAACAAGTCAAGAAAATGGGCGAGCTCGGCTTCATGGGCATGATGGTGAGCCCCGAGTACGGCGGCAGCGGTCTTGATACCGTCAGCTACGTGCTGGCGATAGAGGAAATCTCGAAGGTTGATGCCTCGTGCTCGGTTATTATGAGCGTGAACAACTCGCTCGTGTGCTGGGGCCTGGAGCAATATGGCACCGAAGAGCAGAAGCAGAAATACCTGCCGCGCCTGTGCTCGGGCGAAATCATCGGCGCCTTCGCTTTGAGCGAGCCCGAGGCCGGCTCCGACGCCACCAGCCAGCGCACCACCGCCGAGGACATGGGCGACCACTACCTGCTGAACGGCACCAAGAACTGGATTACCAACGGCACCACGGCCTCCGTGTACCTCGTCATTGCCCAAACCAACCCCGAGCTGAAGTCCCGCGGCATCAACGTGCTGATTGTGGACAAGGACACGCCCGGCTTCATCCAGGGCCCCAAAGAAAATAAGCTCGGCATTCGGGGCTCCGACACGTGCTCACTGATGTTTACCGACGTGGTGGTGACCAAGGAAAACCGCATCGGGGCCGACGGCTTCGGCTTCAAGTTTGCCATGCAGGTGCTGGCCGGGGGCCGCATCGGCATCGCGGCGCAGGCGCTGGGCATCGCCTCGGGGGCCCTGGAGCTGAGCCTGAAGTACGCCAAGGAGCGCAAAGCCTTCGGTGTGCCAATTGCTCAGCACCAAGCAATCCAATTTAAGCTGGCCGACATGGCCACTAACGTCGACGCCGCACGCCTGTTGTGCCTGCAAGCTGCCGCCGACAAGGACCGCCACGCCGATTATGCTAAATCCGGGGCCATGGCCAAGCTCTTCGCGTCAAAAACGGCGATGGACGCGGCGGTAGAAGCAGTGCAAATTCACGGCGGGTACGGCTTTGTGAAGGAATACCACGTTGAACGCTTCATGCGCGACGCCAAAATCACCCAGATTTATGAGGGAACTTCTGAGATTCAGAAAATTGTAATCTCGCGGGAAATCCTCAAATAG
- a CDS encoding AraC family transcriptional regulator → MEDYNKVIESLGVRYIKSKNLVLQQPFTVRNSYDVGNTLILLHKGRISFGEDSHVVEEGEMLFVPGGRATRVGYGNEPGGRVITNDDLITNKDKFFSSNDHIDLIGDAEQSHSFVSFDAKVFDSVNFFASLDVPAFLINKNEKMANLIKQVVEESIQDLPGRERLISIYTENLVVEVVRYVLQNNMFVEQLATNSTYFKDPRLIDLFNYIKEHLGGDLSNKVLSGVANVSEDYVGQYFKMLTNINPQDYIEYQRMERAVFLLRTTKKSIREIGKDVGYKDTAYFCRRFKMMFGIPAGKMRRRESAMNI, encoded by the coding sequence ATGGAAGATTACAATAAAGTCATTGAATCGTTAGGTGTCCGCTACATCAAGTCCAAGAATTTGGTGCTGCAGCAGCCCTTTACCGTGCGCAATTCTTATGATGTTGGCAACACCCTTATCCTGTTGCACAAAGGCCGCATTTCCTTCGGCGAAGACTCGCACGTAGTTGAAGAAGGCGAAATGCTATTTGTGCCCGGCGGCCGGGCTACCCGCGTAGGCTACGGCAACGAGCCGGGCGGCCGCGTGATTACCAACGACGACCTGATTACTAATAAAGACAAGTTTTTCTCCTCCAACGACCACATCGACCTCATCGGCGACGCCGAGCAGAGTCACAGCTTCGTGAGCTTCGACGCCAAGGTGTTCGACTCGGTGAACTTCTTTGCGTCGCTCGACGTGCCGGCGTTCCTGATCAACAAGAATGAGAAGATGGCCAACCTCATTAAGCAGGTGGTCGAAGAAAGCATCCAGGACCTGCCGGGCCGCGAGCGGCTCATCAGCATCTACACCGAGAACCTGGTGGTGGAAGTGGTGCGCTACGTGCTGCAAAACAACATGTTTGTGGAGCAGCTGGCCACCAACAGCACGTACTTCAAAGACCCGCGCCTGATTGACTTGTTCAACTACATCAAGGAGCACCTCGGTGGCGACTTGTCGAACAAGGTTCTCAGCGGCGTGGCCAACGTGAGCGAGGACTACGTGGGCCAGTACTTCAAAATGCTGACCAATATCAACCCGCAGGATTACATCGAGTACCAGCGCATGGAGCGCGCGGTGTTCCTGTTGCGCACCACCAAGAAGAGCATCCGCGAAATTGGCAAAGACGTGGGCTACAAAGACACCGCCTACTTCTGCCGCCGCTTCAAGATGATGTTCGGCATCCCGGCCGGCAAGATGCGTCGCCGCGAGTCGGCAATGAACATCTAG